One window from the genome of Bdellovibrio sp. NC01 encodes:
- the sufB gene encoding Fe-S cluster assembly protein SufB, with the protein MDNKNNNPLEDSYEYKYGFTTDIETDQVQLGLNEDIIRLISSKKNEPEWMLEYRLKAYRHWLTMTEPTWAAVNYPKIDFQAIRYYSAPKKKSDADKPKSIEDLDPELVKTFEKLGIPLSEQKRISGIAVDVVFDSVSVGTTHTEVLDKAGVIFCSISEAIHKHPELVKKYLGSVVPYTDNYYAALNAAVFTDGSFCYIPKGVRCPIDLSTYFRINAKDTGQFERTLLVCDDGGYVNYLEGCTAPQRDENQLHAAVVELVALDNSEIKYSTVQNWYTGDKEGRGGIYNFVTKRGKAAGKNSKISWTQVESGSAITWKYPSCILQGDGSEGAFYSVALTHDLMQADTGTKMIHIGKNTKSTIISKGISTDKSSNCYRGQVKIMPSAENARNYSQCDSMLVGDKCSASTYPYIEVKNKTATLEHEATTSRISEDQIFYLQSRGLDMEKTISMLVNGFCKEVFKELPLEFAVEAVKLIEMKLENSVG; encoded by the coding sequence ATGGATAATAAAAATAACAACCCGCTTGAAGATAGTTACGAATACAAATACGGCTTCACGACAGATATTGAAACCGATCAAGTTCAATTGGGTTTGAACGAAGACATCATTCGTTTGATCTCTTCAAAAAAGAACGAACCTGAGTGGATGCTAGAGTATCGCCTGAAAGCTTACCGTCATTGGTTAACAATGACAGAGCCAACATGGGCTGCAGTTAATTATCCAAAAATCGATTTCCAAGCGATTCGTTATTATTCAGCGCCTAAGAAAAAATCGGACGCTGATAAACCGAAATCAATCGAAGATCTTGATCCTGAATTGGTTAAGACATTCGAAAAACTGGGTATTCCGTTGTCAGAGCAAAAACGTATCTCTGGCATCGCGGTAGACGTGGTGTTTGACTCTGTTTCTGTCGGCACAACTCACACGGAAGTTTTGGATAAAGCAGGCGTTATTTTCTGCTCTATTTCTGAAGCGATTCACAAACATCCCGAGTTAGTAAAAAAATATTTGGGTTCAGTTGTTCCGTACACGGACAACTACTATGCCGCTTTGAATGCTGCTGTCTTCACTGACGGTTCTTTCTGCTACATCCCGAAAGGTGTGCGTTGCCCCATCGATCTTTCAACTTACTTCCGTATCAATGCGAAAGATACGGGACAGTTTGAACGTACTTTGCTTGTGTGTGATGACGGCGGTTACGTGAACTATCTTGAGGGCTGTACAGCTCCACAACGTGACGAGAACCAATTGCATGCCGCAGTTGTTGAGCTTGTGGCTTTGGATAATTCTGAAATTAAATATTCGACAGTTCAAAACTGGTACACAGGCGATAAAGAAGGTCGCGGCGGTATTTACAACTTCGTTACGAAACGTGGTAAAGCCGCTGGTAAGAACTCTAAGATTTCATGGACTCAAGTGGAATCAGGTTCTGCGATCACTTGGAAATATCCGTCTTGTATCTTGCAAGGTGATGGCTCTGAAGGTGCATTCTATTCGGTGGCTTTGACTCACGATTTAATGCAAGCAGATACCGGTACAAAGATGATTCACATCGGTAAAAACACAAAGAGCACGATCATTTCGAAAGGTATTTCGACTGATAAATCTTCGAACTGCTACCGTGGCCAAGTGAAGATCATGCCTTCAGCAGAAAACGCACGTAACTATTCTCAGTGTGATTCGATGCTGGTGGGCGATAAGTGCTCTGCAAGTACTTATCCGTATATTGAAGTGAAAAACAAAACTGCGACACTAGAACACGAAGCGACAACTTCACGTATCAGTGAAGATCAAATCTTCTATTTGCAATCGCGCGGTCTTGATATGGAAAAAACAATCTCAATGCTTGTGAATGGTTTCTGTAAAGAAGTTTTCAAAGAACTTCCTTTGGAATTCGCAGTTGAAGCAGTGAAGTTAATCGAAATGAAATTAGAGAATTCAGTAGGGTAA
- the sufC gene encoding Fe-S cluster assembly ATPase SufC yields the protein MLEIKNLHARVEEKEILKGLNLKINAGEVHAIMGPNGSGKSTLSKVLAGHPAYEVTAGEVNYEVNFHMQNLLELEPDQRAKEGIFLAFQYPIEVPGVSNFTFLHTAFNSVLQHQGSEPMPEGEFREFLVQKLKLVNMKPEYLDRPVNTGFSGGEKKKNEILQMAVLSPRLALLDETDSGLDIDALRVVSDGVNKLRRKDNAIVLVTHYQRLLDYIKPDFVHVLLNGKIIETGDSSLALKLEEKGYDWLIN from the coding sequence ATGTTAGAAATTAAAAACCTCCACGCACGTGTTGAAGAAAAAGAAATTCTTAAAGGTTTGAACCTTAAGATTAACGCTGGTGAAGTTCATGCGATCATGGGCCCCAACGGTTCTGGTAAATCGACTCTTTCTAAAGTTTTGGCTGGTCACCCAGCTTATGAAGTGACTGCTGGCGAAGTGAACTACGAAGTAAACTTCCACATGCAAAATCTTTTGGAACTTGAACCAGATCAAAGAGCTAAAGAAGGTATCTTCTTGGCATTCCAATATCCGATCGAAGTTCCAGGTGTTTCTAACTTCACATTCTTGCACACAGCTTTTAACTCTGTATTGCAACATCAAGGTTCTGAACCAATGCCTGAAGGGGAGTTCCGTGAATTCCTAGTTCAAAAGTTGAAACTTGTGAACATGAAGCCTGAATACTTGGATCGCCCAGTGAACACGGGTTTTTCTGGCGGTGAGAAAAAGAAAAACGAAATTTTGCAAATGGCAGTATTGTCGCCGCGTTTGGCTTTGCTTGACGAAACGGATTCAGGCTTGGATATCGACGCTCTTCGCGTTGTATCTGATGGCGTGAACAAGCTTCGTCGTAAAGACAATGCCATTGTTTTGGTGACTCACTATCAAAGACTTTTGGATTACATCAAGCCAGATTTCGTTCACGTGTTGTTGAACGGTAAGATCATCGAGACTGGCGACAGCTCGTTGGCGTTGAAGCTTGAAGAAAAAGGTTACGACTGGTTGATCAACTAG
- the sufD gene encoding Fe-S cluster assembly protein SufD: protein MNLLSGYDKFNQANPANAALAAFRQAAFDYASKKGLPTRKDEDWHYTSVKSLTEKDYALSAKTEPSADSLVELKKLLNPAFTNVVFVNGVLNKSLSSDLPAGFTMREPSDYSEVFMDTFEALNAAYTAKPMVLNLAKETSVEKPVNFVFYTDADTAVMTHPRIRLDVSARSSVKVLESYYGKGANYFVNSLFDLHIGDNANVTYVRVQSEAETAINIGRTRITVGKDANLQSLALATGAGLSRHSLEVLLKEKGSNSDILGIYAVKGTQHVDNTTVIDHQVGECNTNQLYKGILDDSSRAAFSGKVLIQKDAQKANSAQLNNNLLLSSKAEADSRPSLEIFADDVKAAHGSTTGQLNREELFYLLSRAIPKDKAIQMLSYGFLSEVVYKISDDSIQHWLTRHLDEAFTRLHLETK, encoded by the coding sequence ATGAATTTACTTTCTGGTTACGATAAATTTAATCAAGCAAATCCGGCGAATGCTGCTTTGGCGGCGTTCCGTCAGGCCGCGTTTGATTATGCTTCGAAAAAAGGTCTACCGACTCGTAAAGATGAAGATTGGCACTACACGAGTGTAAAATCTTTGACTGAAAAAGACTATGCTTTGTCAGCGAAGACAGAGCCGTCTGCTGATTCTTTGGTAGAACTTAAAAAACTATTGAATCCTGCATTTACAAACGTTGTTTTCGTAAATGGTGTTTTGAATAAGTCTTTATCTAGCGATTTGCCTGCGGGTTTCACAATGCGTGAGCCTTCTGATTATTCAGAAGTTTTCATGGATACTTTTGAAGCTTTAAATGCAGCTTACACAGCGAAACCAATGGTTTTGAATTTGGCGAAAGAAACGTCTGTGGAAAAACCTGTGAATTTCGTGTTCTACACAGACGCGGATACAGCAGTGATGACTCATCCACGTATTCGTTTGGATGTTTCGGCGCGCTCTTCAGTCAAAGTTTTGGAAAGCTATTACGGTAAAGGTGCGAACTACTTTGTGAACTCGTTGTTTGATTTGCATATCGGCGACAACGCGAACGTGACTTACGTGCGTGTGCAATCTGAAGCTGAAACAGCAATCAACATTGGTCGCACGCGCATTACTGTCGGTAAAGATGCAAACTTGCAAAGTTTGGCTTTAGCCACGGGTGCCGGCCTGTCTCGTCACAGCCTTGAAGTGCTGTTGAAAGAAAAAGGTTCGAATTCAGATATCCTTGGTATTTATGCCGTGAAAGGCACACAACACGTAGACAATACGACTGTGATCGATCACCAGGTTGGGGAGTGTAATACGAACCAATTGTACAAAGGTATTTTGGATGACTCTTCTCGTGCGGCATTCTCTGGAAAAGTTTTGATTCAGAAAGATGCACAGAAGGCGAACTCGGCTCAGTTGAATAATAATCTGTTGTTGTCTTCTAAAGCGGAAGCGGACAGCAGGCCCAGTCTAGAGATTTTCGCAGACGACGTTAAAGCAGCTCATGGTTCGACAACAGGTCAGTTGAATCGTGAAGAGTTGTTCTATTTGTTGTCGCGTGCAATTCCTAAAGACAAAGCGATTCAGATGTTAAGCTATGGCTTCTTGTCTGAAGTTGTTTACAAAATTTCCGACGATTCAATCCAACACTGGTTGACTCGCCACTTGGATGAAGCGTTCACACGCCTTCATTTGGAGACTAAATAA
- a CDS encoding aminotransferase class V-fold PLP-dependent enzyme → MDNLNALFAKVREEFPALTQKVHGKPLSYLDSGATTLKPKAVIDRITQFYSFETSNVHRGAHYLGDVATQGFEGARHTVAHFLNAKTSDEIIFVRGTTEGMNLIAQTLGLTTLKAGDEILITEMEHHANIVPWQMIAEVKGATVVAAGTLDNGELDVEDFKKKLNSKTKIVSFTACSNVLGTNNDMKLLTKLAHEVGAKVVIDGAQIVSQAPVDVQAIDCDFFVFSAHKIFGPFGFGVVYGKKEILEQLPPYQGGGSMISKVTIAKTTYNDVPFRFEAGTPHVEGAVGLHAAIDFTKRIGLDKIHQYEMQLLKSATEKLSAIPDIKIIGTAANKGPILSFNLKGAHHSDVGQILDREGVAVRAGHHCCQPLMARFGVPGTVRASFSVYNNEDDINALVKAVAKAREMLL, encoded by the coding sequence ATGGATAACTTGAACGCTCTTTTTGCAAAAGTACGTGAAGAATTCCCGGCGCTTACGCAAAAGGTGCATGGCAAACCATTGTCATATCTAGATAGCGGTGCAACGACGTTGAAGCCTAAGGCTGTCATCGATCGTATCACGCAATTCTATTCTTTCGAAACTTCCAACGTCCATCGTGGAGCCCATTACCTGGGTGACGTTGCGACACAAGGTTTCGAAGGGGCTCGTCACACAGTTGCGCATTTTTTGAATGCGAAAACGTCTGACGAAATTATTTTTGTTCGCGGCACCACTGAAGGCATGAATCTTATTGCACAAACTTTGGGTCTAACGACTTTGAAGGCGGGCGATGAAATTCTTATTACTGAAATGGAACATCACGCGAACATCGTGCCTTGGCAAATGATCGCTGAAGTAAAAGGTGCCACAGTCGTTGCGGCTGGAACTCTAGACAATGGCGAACTTGATGTTGAGGATTTCAAAAAGAAATTGAACTCTAAAACTAAAATCGTATCGTTCACTGCTTGCTCAAATGTTTTGGGCACAAATAACGATATGAAACTTTTGACGAAGCTTGCTCACGAAGTGGGTGCAAAAGTTGTGATTGATGGCGCGCAAATCGTGTCGCAAGCACCGGTTGATGTTCAAGCTATTGACTGTGATTTCTTTGTATTCTCTGCTCATAAAATTTTCGGACCATTCGGTTTCGGTGTCGTTTACGGAAAGAAAGAAATTCTTGAGCAATTGCCTCCTTATCAAGGTGGCGGCAGCATGATTTCTAAAGTAACGATTGCGAAAACGACTTACAACGACGTGCCCTTCCGTTTTGAAGCGGGAACTCCGCACGTTGAAGGCGCTGTCGGTTTGCATGCGGCGATTGATTTCACGAAACGCATCGGTCTTGATAAAATTCATCAATACGAAATGCAGCTTTTGAAATCAGCGACAGAAAAATTGTCGGCTATTCCAGACATTAAAATTATCGGAACGGCCGCGAATAAAGGTCCGATTTTGTCTTTCAATCTGAAGGGTGCTCACCATTCGGACGTAGGACAGATTTTAGATCGTGAAGGTGTTGCAGTTCGCGCCGGTCACCATTGCTGTCAGCCGTTGATGGCTAGATTTGGTGTTCCGGGCACAGTGCGCGCCTCTTTTTCAGTATATAATAACGAAGATGATATCAACGCCCTAGTAAAGGCCGTCGCGAAAGCACGGGAGATGCTACTATGA